The Lytechinus pictus isolate F3 Inbred chromosome 5, Lp3.0, whole genome shotgun sequence DNA segment CATTCAACTATCGACCAATCGATCAATCAAACAGTCTTCtgtcaatcattcaatcaatcaatcaattaatccaTTAAACAGTCGGTCAATCAATTATCAATAAAGTAAACAATCTGCCCTCagtcaatcaaccaatcaggCAATTAATCAATCATTCACTCAAATCAATCAAGCAATGAGTCGGTCATCTTACCTATCTAACAATCAAAAAAGCATGTGATCAAGCAAGCAAACTAATAAGCAAACCTTAAACAATCAAAATTATCAATTAACCAGCCATCCAATCAGTCCATTATCATTCTCCTTTTTCTATAGCTTGGTGTATTCACACAGAACATCGGCCACTGGGAGAGGAAAGAACGATCAACATGGATGAATCCAGGTTCAAGACTCTACATGAAACCCTACAGGATGGCTGAAGCCACTCATATCCATGTTCTAAGTATCGAGGTAATTCGACAACATAACTCTTAAGATAGGAATTGTCTTTCCAGCCTAAATTGTCCCAATTATAAtcgaaaaaatacacaaaatcttgcaaaattatttgaatatagaCAGATCCCACTGGAACCAAAGTGGTGAAGATAGCACTTCTTTATTTGCAATTCTAGAATTGGATCAAGTTCGATGGAAGTGAACCAGTAAGATATTTTCGTTACTGTGTAGAGCAATTTCTAAATACAAGATGTCCCATTAGAagtctgtgttttttttttttttttggggggggggtgaggcacAGTTGGACTTGTGACTAGAAATTTACTACCACCATCTTTAAAGTTTAGAAAATtgtgttagatattttgtatcaaagacactacaattgatatttttgtttgtacattaacgttaaattttgttatattaccagttaaaattttttttcaaaatcttattGATCAACACCTACAGGAACCTCCTTTCCTGATGCACAGGGACTACGAGCTGACTCGACGTCCTAACCGCCGTCGCTTCCGTCGCCAGGATGTCAATCCCGAACTCGACCTCTACATCGGCTACGTCCCAATGCTCCTCAAGGAAATCAAGAAAGTGTTCGAAGAGGATATGGGGCTCGACTTTACCTATAGGTAGGCTTTGTGTCGATTTCGTGAGCTGGACAGAATGAGATTTTTTTAACACGGAGAGCATTTAAACTAGACTAGGGCTGGCTTAAAGGCATATGCTAACGTTGTagacatgtaatttaaaaaatatcaaaggagagatgaaatatgtacatgaatGCCTTTCTGTCAACCTAAAaactctaaaacaacaaaaaaatcgaAAGAAATCCTTTCGATATACGTTATAATTGATGGTTTTGTGTAATTTCTATCGTGCCGATAATAATagaacacataagtgtatggatgAAATGAAGATGGtatttccggtcactttatatttcacttttttgaagctcttaataatgattttcggatgcgattttttctgggcttcatttttgtaacatatcacaggtGCAGGTGACAAGTGGGACCTCGCAGCTCAAATCAATGTTAGCAAATACCTTTAAATGGTAGTGGGGTGTTTGTGGTGGTAATGGTATTAGGGAGCTTTCGCAATGCGGCGCAGAATCAATCATAGCACGCAATAAAGGCATTGAagatgcaagtcaaatcacaatgaaaacctgggaggtctttgtcgaaaattgttgATTGGAACATCAGTTTCGTCCGACGTTTCAGACATGACGAAAACTTGCAAataatatgtcgtttgtccagagtcatggacgaaactgctgtttcgaGTTACCAACCTACGACAAAGATTTCATTGTCATGTAGGGCATTTGATAATAGAttctctacgttccagaaagcgtctgcgtagctttgacgatgatgatgatgatgacgacgatgacgacgatgatgatgatgatgaaagagtTGGTACTCAATTATGATACCTGTATCTAATTGATATTACTCATCTTGATTTATATTTGGTTTTACAGGCTTGAGCTTCTTGGTGAAGGGAACCATGGTAAATACGACAAGTCTACACTTGAGTGGGATGGCATGATGAGAGATTTGTACGACGGGGTAAGATTGACATCTTGAAAGCATATGTTACGACGAAATTTTAATAGCTCAGTACATTAGGCTGTCAATAAGATTACATGGGGAATCAGGCCAGAAAAAGATGACGATGGATGAGGTTGTTTCTGATTTCAGTCTTGCCCAGGTATTGCCTTTTAAAAGAGTAAACCCTTTTTATATTCGTCGAAGTGATCAATGGCCAGGGCCAACTAGGACTTGCGGGAACTGATAGTCCGGTAGAGCTGTTGAAATTGCAGGTTTATTTTACTATGGGGCGAGAATAAATAAAAAGCTCAAGAATGAAAATTGGTCAAGGGGGTtgagattcccccccccccccccatcggacTCCATTCCTCTTAATGTTCTATCAAAATGATACTTGGTAAGAAactgataaaaacaaaattgacaattatgtattttattttttcattcttatacttttttgtcaaaattcagaaaatgacttttatcaattgttttattttttaggacGCGGATATCATTGCTGCTGCTCTAACCAAGACTGATATTCGAGAGGAGTTTATCGATTATACGTCCGTCTGGTATAGAAGCGACATCAAACTCCTCATCAAGCATCCTTCTTTCGTGTGGGAATACCCGTTCGTGCCACTTTTCCCATTCAATGTCTATGCCTGGATGGCTAATTTCCTTGCTTTCTTTGTTGCCACGATACTGATGTGGGTTATCAGTCGGCTGAACCAGAATGAATGGAGGGCGCTATCCAGCCGTGGAGAGGCCACTGAGGAAGAGGGTGATACCTTCACTCTCTACAATACTACATATTATATGATGTCCATCTGGGCTTTCCAGGGGTACAAGAAGTCGCCACATTCCTACAGCGGAAGAGTCTTTACCGGCTTTTGGTTTGCGTACACGCTGATCATGGTATGGCTCTACGTCTCCAACCTCACTCCGTTCTTAATGGCCAGCAAGGTTGGCATGAATATATACAGCCTCAATGACCTCAATAAGCAGGAACAGTTCGATTATGGCGTTGTCCGGAACAGTCCGACGTATGATCTCTTTCACCAGTCGACCACAGGGGACAAAAGAATCACGTGGGACGACATCCAGACCGGTGACGAGGACAAGATCGTCCAAGACAGCATCGAAGGCGTCCGTAAGGTTAGGCGGGACAACGGGCGTTACGCCTTGCTCTCAGAGAGGAAAATGCTCGAGTATGAGGCCTATCGTTGGCCATGTGATCTCTACGTGTCTGGTGGGTATGTCACCAAGATCAGGTTCCCTCTAGCAGTTCAGTCAGGGTCACCGCTCCGTGACCAACTCACCTACGCTATCAACAAGCTCAAGAGAAATGGCGTCATCGCCAACATCACAAGCACTTCATTTTACAAACCATATTGCTCCAAGTCATCCATATGGCAAAAGCAAGCAAAGAAGTCTATCACAGGAGCCGATCTGGCTGGTATTTACTACCTAATGCTTCTAGGTTTTGCTTCTAGTCTTATTATGTTTGCCGTTGAGACCATTTATTTCTATCTTCGAGGGAACAGCGGCGTCCGAATTCCAGTCAAAAGCCGTCAGAAGAGAGATAACATACCGCTTAGCCGTAACGGTGGAGGCGGTGGCGGGGGTATAGCAAGTGGTATGGGGGTGCATGATACTGGTCGTGCCGGTACTTCCGGTTACCGTACCGGAGAACCAGAGAAGAGAGCTGCTGACTGgctttaaagaaaacaaaatactcTTTTGATTGTTCACATATCAAAATGAGCAAAGTTTTCTCGCCGTTTCTGCTAGGGCTACAAAACCTTGTAACTCGAATAAGTATTTGTTCGGGAGTGTGACCAATGGCCTTTGTCATGTTGTAATTGCTTCATTCAAGACATACTAGAGAGCTTGGATTCGGACAGTTAAATATCTTGTCATTCTCTAAGAATAGTGATCTTCCCGAAAATTGAGATATGAGGTTTCGTCGCCTCAATAACACTATGTTAGATGATATTCGAATGAAATAACTGTTTATCCTAGTAAATGTCGATGTCATTCCGTGACCGTTTCCTTCCCTTGTTTCATCAtgctgttgttattattacgtGTTATTAGTATGTGCTTTACTCAGATGAACCATTCTTAATTGAAGTATTGCAGTAGcgttcaggatttttttttttgcatcactACAATTTATTTTTCCGTAGGACGCTTCTATTTGTTAAGATTCTCATTGTGTACACCCTACAAGTTGTGGGGCCAAGATAGCTTATATGATATACTTGCATTACAACTAAAATACATACATCCATTTcctaatttcacttttcatcattGTTTGGGTTGCCTTGGTGTGGTTGTATATGACTTTATACAGTTTACACCATTTATTGATAATACTGTTTTGTTTATTGAAGGGGCGGCCTTCAAGGCCTATATGGAAGAATTGAGATTTGAGATAATGAAGGATTGTATAGAGAATCTTGATGTACTCTTTTTATGAAAGTATTAAATATTGTTTGTCTTTTTTCTAATAAGATGGGAATGCTTTTCTTGTGTGTTGATTATTATGttgtaaatgtttatttgatgaAAGGAAATCTATTATTAAATTCACCGCAATggtgaattatttatttatggtcaatggtcaattgaTTATACTAGGGGTATTTATATAGGGGTATCCTCacaaattaaattaatttgatttattataaCATCACATAATTTACCATCTCCTCTCGAAAGTTATTAGGAGTATCAAATAACCAACTAAATGCCCTGAAACAAAAACAAGTATATTCAATTATTTCATGGCAGAACTATTAATACAAAGAGCGTGGTTTATAGAGATTTTGTTTCCGAATAATGGTGTAATGTATATAGTTAGAGGggagaaaaaataaatccaACCGATGAAGAGGGAGTGAGTAATAATCAGAGACAGAGAAACTAGGGATATCGATAATGATGGACAGGAGTGAGGGAGATAGAAAATAAGAACACCGAAGGGAAACTACAAAGAAATTATACGCAGATATgaccagaggggggggggtgggggtaagCGAAGACCTCCCCCTATAACTTTTCAAGAGGTGGGGAGTGGGGGataagaggaagaaaaggaataaaaaggAGAGGTCCCGTAATTCATGTCGTTATTATTTTGGTCGTGTGCTACCTCCCCCCTTCATATTGTGGTGAGAGAATACAAAAATGCATGAAAAGAGTGGGAGAGAGAAGAGTGTGAGACTGACAGTGTTTAGGTAGGATGTTTTGGCATATCAACTCGGCGGGctaaattcacagagcaaaatcctgaaaatgtcatcaaaatcggatgatgtcacatccccactttcctcaTTCGTACGTTATTACatcaaatcataattgtttcatttttttcataatgtgtaaatgatttgtctacattataatgaa contains these protein-coding regions:
- the LOC129262092 gene encoding glutamate receptor 2-like, whose translation is MRMGVLHAIILPMLMAYCAAESIKIGALYGEHTHVDDIYKNILTDAQQFINRDFSILPSGDEVSVVHYQPPNGNDWSWGSLAVAIRASCSFINNKDAHTLIIPDDVCLDCGGLGGVIGNAYSPTLATDQAAESGAIKLYPIKDDLVELISGVIKHYRWTTMIYLYDQDSAYDILEELMSEAPEYGWVIHPMVLADDVRSQMRDLKEKAIKNIIVYMHVEENIKTVVDHAYEENVLKDTWHWLFGNPNVASLSKTFLETKLRYNSAFLTRFKMKVSSAVEGTFYTRRPDAIRKWPFRQQLTYDSLLATSYALRAYHDEHGSYPTSATCGRTISRLLPYFHKARTFEGCSGEVSFDTDGNRVNYTIDIFVGKNQYLSTSMLGVFTQNIGHWERKERSTWMNPGSRLYMKPYRMAEATHIHVLSIEEPPFLMHRDYELTRRPNRRRFRRQDVNPELDLYIGYVPMLLKEIKKVFEEDMGLDFTYRLELLGEGNHGKYDKSTLEWDGMMRDLYDGDADIIAAALTKTDIREEFIDYTSVWYRSDIKLLIKHPSFVWEYPFVPLFPFNVYAWMANFLAFFVATILMWVISRLNQNEWRALSSRGEATEEEGDTFTLYNTTYYMMSIWAFQGYKKSPHSYSGRVFTGFWFAYTLIMVWLYVSNLTPFLMASKVGMNIYSLNDLNKQEQFDYGVVRNSPTYDLFHQSTTGDKRITWDDIQTGDEDKIVQDSIEGVRKVRRDNGRYALLSERKMLEYEAYRWPCDLYVSGGYVTKIRFPLAVQSGSPLRDQLTYAINKLKRNGVIANITSTSFYKPYCSKSSIWQKQAKKSITGADLAGIYYLMLLGFASSLIMFAVETIYFYLRGNSGVRIPVKSRQKRDNIPLSRNGGGGGGGIASGMGVHDTGRAGTSGYRTGEPEKRAADWL